The Nitrospirota bacterium genome contains a region encoding:
- a CDS encoding secondary thiamine-phosphate synthase enzyme YjbQ: protein MKSYREELWFETKTRRAYLNITQQVEAAVRKSGVQEGLVLVNAMHITASVYINDDESGLLKDYDRFLEELVPQGATYRHNEAGEDNGDAHIKRQLMGREVVVAITGGRLDFGPWEQIFYGEFDGMRRKRVLVKVIGA from the coding sequence ATGAAATCCTATCGCGAAGAGCTCTGGTTTGAAACGAAGACGCGGCGCGCCTATCTCAACATCACGCAGCAGGTTGAGGCGGCGGTCAGGAAGAGCGGCGTCCAAGAGGGGCTCGTGCTGGTCAACGCCATGCACATCACCGCGAGCGTCTATATCAATGACGACGAATCGGGCTTGCTCAAGGACTATGACCGATTCCTGGAAGAGCTGGTTCCTCAGGGCGCGACCTACCGGCACAATGAAGCGGGCGAAGATAACGGCGATGCCCATATTAAGCGTCAGCTGATGGGTCGGGAAGTCGTTGTGGCGATTACCGGAGGCCGCTTGGACTTCGGCCCCTGGGAACAAATTTTCTACGGGGAGTTTGACGGGATGAGGCGAAAACGCGTGTTGGTGAAGGTGATTGGCGCGTGA
- a CDS encoding adenosylcobalamin-dependent ribonucleoside-diphosphate reductase — protein sequence MAVKKTTPSRPPRTPRLQLSDHATTVLHGRYLAKNNVGRIIETPAQLFWRVATDIAQAERLYPQASRLPQAAQRWYDCMARRDFLPNSPTLMNAGRRLQQLSACFVLPVEDSLLSIYDSLKHQALIHQSGGGTGFSFSRVRPHNDLVASSSGVASGPISFMRLFNLSTDVIKQGGTRRGANMGILRIDHPDILDFISLKQTPEEMTNFNLSVGMTDSFMQALARQRTFALINPRTHKPTKRFPAQLLFDRLVEAAWASGEPGLIFLDTINRANPTPHLGAIESTNPCGEQPLLPYESCTLGSINVANFVTRTSAQPAIDFARLAETIPLAVRFLDSAIDRNRFPLPDIDRMTKRTRKIGLGIMGFADLLIALNIPYNSDAAIQTATALMKFFQEQAHRASADLARARGVFPAYRGSQLQIRHQRQRNATVTTIAPTGSISLLADCSPGIEPIYGVQVSRRVMDGVVLTSQHSAFIRRAQALGLDLDRLQSDLAAQPSIQQLTSIPEELRRLFVTAHDVSPEQHVRMQAVFQRYSDSGVSKTINLPATATRSQVAEAFLLAYRLGCKGLTVFRSGSREQQVLSCHPSQPC from the coding sequence ATGGCCGTAAAGAAGACGACACCCTCACGCCCGCCGCGCACGCCGCGATTGCAACTGTCCGACCATGCCACGACCGTCCTCCATGGACGTTACCTGGCCAAGAATAATGTAGGAAGGATCATCGAGACCCCGGCGCAGCTCTTCTGGCGTGTGGCCACCGACATTGCCCAGGCGGAGCGACTCTACCCCCAGGCCAGCCGGCTGCCCCAGGCGGCCCAGCGCTGGTACGATTGCATGGCCCGGCGCGACTTTCTTCCTAATTCCCCCACGCTGATGAACGCGGGACGACGGCTCCAGCAACTCTCCGCCTGTTTCGTCCTCCCGGTCGAAGACTCCCTCCTCTCCATTTATGACAGCCTCAAACATCAAGCCCTTATTCACCAATCAGGCGGCGGGACAGGATTCTCCTTTAGCCGCGTACGTCCGCACAACGACTTGGTCGCCTCGTCGAGCGGCGTGGCCTCCGGGCCCATTTCCTTCATGCGCCTCTTCAACCTCTCGACGGACGTCATCAAGCAAGGCGGAACCAGACGCGGCGCCAATATGGGCATCCTCCGGATCGACCATCCGGACATCCTCGACTTCATCTCGCTCAAACAGACGCCGGAGGAAATGACGAATTTCAATCTCTCCGTCGGCATGACCGACTCGTTCATGCAGGCGCTCGCACGCCAGCGCACCTTTGCCCTGATCAATCCCCGCACCCATAAACCGACCAAGCGGTTCCCGGCCCAGCTCCTGTTCGATCGGCTCGTGGAAGCGGCCTGGGCCAGCGGTGAGCCGGGACTGATTTTCCTCGACACCATCAATCGCGCCAATCCGACCCCGCATCTGGGCGCCATCGAGTCGACCAATCCCTGTGGCGAGCAGCCGCTACTGCCCTATGAGTCCTGTACCCTCGGCTCCATCAATGTCGCGAACTTCGTCACGCGCACATCTGCACAACCAGCCATCGACTTCGCCAGATTGGCCGAAACCATTCCCCTCGCCGTGCGCTTCCTCGACAGCGCCATCGATCGCAACCGTTTCCCCCTTCCCGACATCGACCGCATGACGAAACGCACGAGAAAAATCGGGCTGGGCATCATGGGTTTTGCGGACCTCCTGATCGCGTTGAACATCCCCTATAACTCCGACGCCGCGATCCAGACCGCTACGGCACTGATGAAGTTCTTTCAGGAACAGGCCCATCGCGCCTCCGCAGACCTCGCCAGGGCGCGCGGAGTCTTTCCCGCCTATCGGGGCAGCCAACTCCAGATCCGGCACCAGCGGCAGCGCAACGCGACCGTCACCACGATCGCACCGACCGGCAGCATCAGTCTCCTCGCCGACTGCTCGCCCGGCATTGAACCGATCTACGGAGTCCAGGTCTCCCGCCGCGTCATGGACGGAGTGGTCCTCACTTCGCAACATTCAGCCTTCATCCGCCGCGCGCAGGCACTCGGACTCGACCTCGACCGGCTCCAATCCGACTTGGCGGCTCAGCCCTCCATTCAACAGCTCACGTCGATTCCGGAAGAGCTCCGACGGCTCTTTGTCACGGCGCATGACGTCTCGCCCGAACAGCATGTGCGGATGCAAGCGGTGTTTCAGCGGTACAGCGACAGCGGCGTCTCGAAAACCATCAATCTGCCGGCTACGGCGACCAGGTCCCAGGTGGCGGAGGCCTTTCTCCTCGCCTACCGACTCGGATGCAAAGGCCTCACCGTCTTCCGGTCCGGCAGCCGGGAACAACAAGTTCTCTCGTGCCATCCTTCGCAACCCTGCTAG
- a CDS encoding HAD family phosphatase: protein MNTLSAIIFDFDGVIADSEPLHFAGFRLTLAEIGISLTESDYYANYLGYDDRGCFIAALTAHQRPADPSVLAPLMQRKAQAYLESVKDHLVIFPGVREFVSEAAATYPLAIASGALRHEIEFILEQAGLRKAFLHITGAEDVTKGKPDPEPFLHALAALNRQRPNQTIAPDSCLVIEDSIPGLRGAKAAGMKVLAVANTHTIQDLHEAHAVAQSLSQIRLSELRERLWPQT from the coding sequence ATGAACACACTCTCAGCAATCATCTTTGACTTCGACGGAGTCATCGCGGACAGCGAGCCCCTCCATTTCGCCGGCTTTCGCCTGACGCTGGCGGAAATCGGCATCAGCCTGACCGAATCGGACTACTACGCCAACTATCTAGGCTATGACGATCGCGGCTGCTTTATCGCAGCGCTGACGGCCCACCAACGTCCTGCCGACCCCTCGGTCCTCGCGCCGCTGATGCAACGGAAAGCACAGGCCTACCTGGAATCGGTCAAGGACCATCTGGTCATTTTCCCCGGTGTGCGCGAGTTTGTGTCCGAAGCCGCCGCCACCTATCCCTTGGCCATTGCGTCCGGCGCGCTCCGCCATGAAATCGAGTTCATCCTTGAACAGGCGGGGCTCCGAAAAGCCTTCCTCCACATCACCGGCGCGGAGGACGTCACCAAGGGGAAACCGGACCCGGAGCCTTTTCTCCATGCCCTGGCTGCCCTGAATCGACAACGCCCGAATCAGACCATTGCCCCGGACTCCTGTTTGGTCATCGAGGATTCCATCCCGGGCCTGCGCGGCGCAAAGGCCGCAGGCATGAAAGTCCTCGCCGTCGCGAACACCCACACCATCCAAGATCTGCATGAAGCCCATGCAGTCGCCCAGAGCCTTTCACAGATTCGCCTCAGCGAACTCCGTGAACGCTTGTGGCCACAGACATAA
- the hpnD gene encoding presqualene diphosphate synthase HpnD: MTLLSAAKAQTYCTTLTKKSGSNFYYSFLFLPKKRRAAMYTIYAFCKEVDNAVDDPPAGSNPSKELQRWWDELQAAYEGTPTFPVTISLAHHVKELSIPRAYFEELIKGVGMDLSAARYASMQDLSLYCYRVASVVGLICLHIFGPTSPRAQDYAVSLGMAFQLTNILRDIGTDAAQGRIYLPQEDLQQFGCTEKMILQQQENEALHTLLRFEAAKAHEYYAKAQAAFKALPAQDRRALTVSEIMRAVYFRILKKIEKPEHRIFGPRVRLSTTYRLALAAGVWLRSRFS, encoded by the coding sequence ATGACCTTACTCTCCGCGGCGAAAGCGCAAACCTACTGCACGACCCTCACCAAAAAGAGCGGGAGCAATTTCTATTACTCCTTCCTCTTCCTCCCCAAAAAACGGCGCGCCGCCATGTATACGATCTACGCGTTCTGCAAGGAGGTCGACAATGCCGTCGACGATCCTCCGGCGGGCAGCAATCCCTCCAAGGAACTGCAGCGATGGTGGGATGAACTTCAAGCCGCCTATGAAGGGACGCCGACCTTCCCTGTGACCATCAGTCTGGCGCACCATGTCAAAGAGCTGTCCATCCCGCGAGCCTACTTCGAAGAACTGATCAAGGGCGTGGGCATGGATCTCTCGGCGGCGCGCTACGCCTCGATGCAAGACCTCTCGCTCTATTGCTATCGCGTCGCGTCGGTCGTGGGCCTGATCTGCCTCCATATCTTCGGGCCGACATCGCCCAGGGCGCAAGACTACGCCGTCAGTCTCGGCATGGCCTTCCAACTGACGAACATTCTGCGGGACATCGGGACAGACGCGGCCCAGGGCCGCATCTATCTGCCGCAGGAAGACCTCCAACAATTCGGCTGCACCGAGAAGATGATTCTCCAGCAACAAGAGAATGAGGCGCTCCATACGTTGCTCCGCTTCGAAGCGGCCAAGGCCCATGAGTACTATGCTAAAGCGCAGGCGGCGTTCAAGGCCCTACCGGCGCAAGACCGGCGAGCGCTGACCGTTTCGGAAATTATGCGGGCAGTGTATTTTCGCATCCTGAAAAAAATCGAGAAACCGGAGCATCGGATATTCGGCCCGCGCGTCCGGCTCTCCACAACCTATCGGCTGGCCCTGGCTGCCGGAGTCTGGCTCCGCTCACGATTCTCGTGA
- a CDS encoding FAD-dependent oxidoreductase — protein MTAPHAQSVVILGGGLAGLTAAHRLASQGHRVTVVDQPTPLEGTTTGGQPHDEPESFTLLGCHHDTQALLRSLQANSPQPVPIDIPLEFRLPDHALIRYPRTRLPAPLHTWVSLLRFTGLPWNERWQLASWLERLWEGDELLSADLEQRTADEWLATLGQSTQTCRVVWNPLAQWLTGNDLCTLSAEAFVNSVRPLFLNTRSDSRILILQNSPQTCLVHPIIQALTKAGATILRKTEAIELRHERDRISGVLLKDGSLLQADWYITALSPQQLTPLIPERWLTRYAYFQQLTLLQSSDSTTILAETEQPCASPRLILLGDTVFHSVLATRSGPDRTSFSLVTTDSRFAQAQLSQDLESLIPDLLRSLGLLRPGSRIATTRRRTIPHAVLSLRPGTKPHRPIQRSPIANLLVAGAWTDTGWPPNLESAIVSGNRSADAIGLR, from the coding sequence GTGACAGCCCCACACGCTCAGTCCGTTGTGATTCTTGGTGGAGGCCTAGCCGGCCTCACCGCCGCCCACCGCCTCGCCAGTCAAGGGCATCGAGTCACCGTCGTCGATCAGCCCACTCCCCTGGAAGGCACCACCACCGGCGGACAGCCTCACGACGAACCTGAATCTTTCACCCTCCTTGGCTGCCATCATGACACGCAAGCCTTACTGCGCTCCCTCCAGGCCAATTCGCCGCAGCCTGTCCCCATCGACATCCCGCTAGAATTTCGTCTCCCCGATCACGCGCTCATCCGTTACCCCAGGACCAGACTCCCTGCTCCCCTTCATACCTGGGTGAGCCTCCTGAGATTTACCGGCCTCCCCTGGAACGAACGATGGCAATTGGCATCCTGGCTGGAACGGCTGTGGGAGGGCGACGAGCTGCTGTCTGCCGACCTGGAGCAACGCACCGCCGACGAATGGCTCGCGACGCTCGGGCAAAGTACACAGACATGTCGTGTGGTCTGGAATCCTCTCGCGCAATGGCTGACCGGCAACGACCTCTGCACTCTGTCCGCCGAGGCCTTCGTAAATTCCGTGCGACCCCTGTTCCTGAACACTCGTTCCGATAGCCGTATTTTGATCCTGCAGAATTCTCCGCAAACCTGCCTCGTGCACCCGATCATCCAGGCTCTGACCAAGGCCGGCGCCACCATCCTGCGCAAGACTGAAGCCATCGAGCTTCGTCATGAACGAGATCGCATCTCCGGCGTCCTGCTGAAGGATGGCTCCCTGCTCCAGGCTGATTGGTACATCACAGCCCTATCCCCGCAGCAACTGACGCCCTTAATTCCGGAACGATGGCTGACCCGCTACGCCTATTTCCAGCAACTCACACTATTGCAGTCATCCGACAGCACCACCATCCTGGCGGAGACGGAACAACCCTGTGCCTCCCCTCGTCTTATTTTATTAGGCGACACGGTCTTTCACTCGGTACTCGCCACAAGAAGCGGACCAGATCGCACCAGCTTCTCTCTTGTCACGACCGACAGCCGGTTCGCACAGGCTCAACTGAGCCAAGACCTTGAATCGCTGATTCCTGACCTGCTCAGATCCTTGGGACTCCTCCGTCCCGGAAGCAGGATCGCGACAACTCGCCGACGAACGATTCCCCATGCCGTCCTCTCGCTCCGGCCAGGCACCAAACCCCACCGGCCCATCCAGCGCAGCCCGATCGCCAACTTGCTCGTGGCCGGTGCCTGGACCGATACAGGATGGCCGCCCAACCTTGAAAGCGCCATTGTCAGCGGCAATCGTTCTGCCGATGCCATCGGCCTCCGCTAG
- a CDS encoding uracil-DNA glycosylase: MTLQDLATSLHNCQRCKLAQQGRTQVVFGVGNQQASVMFVGEAPGFHEDRQGEPFVGAAGKLLNDLLQSAGLSRSDIYIANVIKCRPPNNRDPEPDEVETCKPFLMQQIAMIRPKLVCTLGNWATQTLLERKVGITKVRGQAFYLKDFVLFPLLHPAAALHQGSMLEPLREDFKKLRELLDRQVKQGKPQATQTAAPNRDIALSRPDQMELF; this comes from the coding sequence ATGACGCTCCAAGACCTCGCCACATCGCTGCACAACTGCCAACGGTGCAAACTCGCGCAGCAAGGCCGCACCCAAGTGGTATTCGGCGTGGGAAACCAACAAGCGAGCGTGATGTTCGTGGGGGAAGCACCGGGCTTTCACGAAGACCGGCAGGGGGAGCCGTTCGTGGGGGCGGCGGGCAAACTCTTGAACGACCTGCTGCAATCGGCAGGACTGTCACGCAGCGACATCTACATCGCGAACGTCATCAAATGCCGCCCGCCGAACAATCGAGATCCGGAACCGGATGAAGTCGAGACTTGCAAGCCGTTCTTGATGCAACAGATCGCCATGATCCGCCCGAAACTGGTCTGCACCTTGGGGAATTGGGCAACGCAAACCCTGCTGGAGCGGAAGGTGGGAATTACGAAGGTGCGGGGCCAGGCGTTCTATTTGAAAGACTTCGTCCTCTTTCCCCTGCTGCATCCCGCCGCAGCCTTGCACCAGGGCAGCATGCTCGAGCCGCTTCGTGAGGACTTCAAAAAACTACGGGAACTTCTCGACCGCCAGGTAAAGCAGGGCAAGCCCCAGGCCACTCAGACCGCAGCTCCCAACCGGGACATCGCGCTATCGCGTCCGGACCAAATGGAGCTGTTCTAA
- a CDS encoding dienelactone hydrolase family protein — protein MAESIRESLVQYSSDQVTMRAYVAAPQTKERRPAIIVIQEWWGLTDHIKDVARRYAAEGYVAIAPDLYSRLGYALTTDPGEAGKLMGTLQQEDGLKDLNATVAYLKSVPEVDAAKIGVTGFCMGGGYALMLACVNRDIKAAAPFYGQVPNPDAPLQQLSAPVLYFYGEEDGWITKADVQRLAAGLKKYHKSGEIKAYPGAPHAFFRDTDKTVYRPEAAQDAWIRATTFFNQYLRS, from the coding sequence ATGGCCGAGTCGATCAGAGAATCGCTGGTCCAGTATTCCAGTGACCAGGTGACGATGCGGGCCTATGTGGCGGCCCCGCAGACGAAGGAACGACGCCCTGCGATCATCGTGATTCAGGAATGGTGGGGGCTGACCGACCATATCAAGGACGTAGCGCGCCGCTATGCCGCTGAGGGCTATGTGGCGATCGCTCCGGATCTCTACTCGCGGCTGGGTTATGCCCTCACGACCGATCCGGGCGAGGCAGGCAAGCTGATGGGGACGCTGCAGCAGGAAGACGGCTTGAAAGATTTAAATGCCACCGTCGCCTATTTGAAGTCTGTTCCTGAAGTCGATGCCGCTAAGATCGGTGTCACAGGGTTTTGCATGGGAGGGGGCTATGCCCTCATGCTGGCTTGTGTGAATAGGGACATCAAGGCCGCTGCGCCGTTCTATGGGCAGGTGCCGAATCCCGATGCGCCCCTGCAACAGCTGTCGGCTCCTGTGCTGTATTTCTATGGAGAGGAAGACGGCTGGATTACCAAGGCGGATGTCCAGCGACTCGCGGCAGGCCTCAAGAAGTATCATAAGTCCGGTGAGATCAAGGCCTATCCCGGCGCGCCCCATGCGTTTTTTCGGGATACGGATAAGACCGTGTATCGGCCTGAGGCGGCTCAAGACGCTTGGATTCGCGCCACAACATTTTTCAACCAGTATTTGAGATCGTAG
- a CDS encoding metallopeptidase TldD-related protein — MNQQLQQRDGYSQLALDLLAKAKRSGATEADIIIAEGDTFSVQVRLGAVDRLTKAREKHLGLRVFVGKRSASTSTSDFSADSLNALVAETCTLAKAVVEDPVSGLPEVDQMAGERPDLDLYDPTRLNTEQQIDLAKRVEAAAMSTDERVTNSEGGDFDSSSGRVVLGNSHGFLGEYQSSSFSMSASPVATDPETGAMQRDSWYDVQRKFSKLNSPEAVGLEAARRTVRKLGARKVATQRVPVVFDAEMAGSLMGNLCGAVSGYSLYKGASFLAGQLDKSLAPDYVTVYDDGRIVGGLGSRPFDGEGLPTRKTTVVERGVLKSYLLDTYSGRKLGMASTGNASRSVGENPSVGPTNFYLAPGTKTAQEIIQTVKQGLYVTDLIGFGINMVTGDYSRGASGFWIEGGELAYPVEEITIAGNLKDMFAGIEMVGSDLVFRGRIASPTVKIAEMMVAGS; from the coding sequence ATGAACCAGCAACTACAACAGCGCGACGGCTATAGCCAGCTGGCCTTGGATCTATTGGCCAAGGCGAAGCGGAGTGGGGCGACGGAAGCGGACATCATTATTGCCGAGGGCGACACCTTTTCGGTGCAAGTCCGGTTGGGCGCTGTCGATCGGCTCACCAAGGCGAGGGAAAAGCATCTTGGCTTGAGGGTCTTCGTCGGGAAACGTTCTGCCAGCACCTCCACGTCAGATTTTTCGGCGGATTCCTTGAACGCCCTCGTCGCCGAGACCTGTACCTTGGCGAAGGCCGTCGTGGAAGATCCTGTCTCTGGTTTGCCTGAAGTGGATCAGATGGCGGGGGAGAGACCGGATCTGGACCTCTACGATCCGACCAGACTGAATACGGAGCAGCAGATCGATTTGGCCAAACGGGTCGAGGCTGCGGCCATGTCGACAGACGAGCGAGTGACGAATTCCGAAGGGGGCGATTTCGACTCCTCCTCCGGGCGTGTCGTACTGGGTAATAGTCACGGATTTCTGGGTGAGTACCAAAGTTCCAGTTTCTCCATGTCGGCTTCGCCTGTTGCGACCGATCCGGAAACCGGGGCCATGCAGCGGGACTCCTGGTACGATGTGCAACGGAAATTTTCCAAGTTGAATTCTCCTGAGGCTGTGGGACTGGAAGCAGCCAGGCGGACGGTCCGCAAGCTGGGCGCGAGGAAAGTGGCCACCCAGCGAGTGCCGGTCGTCTTCGATGCTGAAATGGCGGGAAGTCTGATGGGGAATCTCTGTGGCGCCGTGTCTGGCTATTCCCTCTACAAAGGCGCCTCGTTCCTGGCAGGCCAATTAGATAAATCGCTGGCTCCTGACTATGTGACAGTCTATGACGATGGACGAATCGTCGGAGGCTTGGGCTCCCGGCCATTCGACGGAGAAGGGCTGCCGACCAGAAAGACGACCGTGGTGGAGCGGGGCGTCCTGAAGAGCTACCTGCTCGATACCTATTCCGGGAGAAAGCTCGGGATGGCCTCGACCGGGAACGCCTCGCGCAGCGTCGGTGAGAATCCATCGGTTGGGCCTACGAACTTTTATCTCGCGCCGGGGACGAAGACGGCGCAAGAGATCATCCAGACGGTGAAGCAGGGCCTCTATGTCACGGACCTGATCGGGTTCGGCATCAATATGGTGACCGGCGACTATTCCCGTGGGGCCTCCGGCTTTTGGATCGAAGGTGGCGAGCTGGCCTATCCCGTCGAAGAGATTACGATCGCGGGCAATCTGAAAGACATGTTCGCGGGGATCGAGATGGTCGGCAGCGACCTCGTGTTTCGCGGACGCATTGCCAGCCCGACGGTCAAGATTGCCGAGATGATGGTCGCGGGGAGCTAG
- the tldD gene encoding metalloprotease TldD, producing the protein MGELVQLASFGLTEGEVLSALGRVKVRDVDYADLYFESCVSESVSMEESLVKRATKSVSQGVGVRATAGEKTGFAYSDELTKKDLELAADTARYIANSPSGAQAVPAPVRQRPTRDLYPVERVQVEVATADRVALLNAIDAEARRYDPRIKNVMASFNTEYKVVVVATSDGTLIGDVQPLSRLQVTCIAEEKGQRQSGSFGGGGRVGFEFYHEGDRHLRFAREAAREAILNLSAVDAPAGVMPVVLGGGWPGILLHEAIGHGLEADFNRKKTSAFSNLLGKRVASDVCTIVDDGTLPGRRGSLNMDDEGTPTGRTTLIENGILRGYITDKLNARLMGIPVTGNGRRESYQSVVLPRMTNTFMLAGTSDPEEIIRSVDRGLYAVSFGGGQVDITNGKFVFSASEAYLIEGGKVTRPVKGATLIGSGPEILTKVSMVGHDLKLDEGIGTCGKDGQSVPVGVGLPTIRIDEITVGGTQR; encoded by the coding sequence ATGGGTGAACTTGTTCAGCTCGCATCTTTTGGCCTGACCGAAGGCGAAGTGCTCTCGGCGCTTGGTCGGGTCAAGGTCCGTGATGTCGATTATGCCGACCTGTATTTTGAGTCTTGTGTGTCCGAGTCCGTTTCGATGGAGGAGTCGCTCGTCAAACGTGCCACGAAGAGTGTGTCGCAGGGTGTGGGGGTGCGGGCGACGGCGGGTGAGAAAACTGGCTTTGCCTATTCCGACGAGCTGACGAAAAAGGATCTTGAGCTGGCGGCCGATACGGCCCGCTACATTGCCAATTCGCCGAGTGGGGCTCAGGCCGTTCCTGCGCCGGTCCGTCAACGTCCGACGCGCGATCTCTATCCGGTTGAACGGGTACAGGTTGAAGTCGCCACGGCGGATCGCGTGGCCCTATTGAACGCGATCGATGCCGAGGCGCGCCGGTATGATCCGCGCATCAAGAATGTCATGGCCTCGTTTAACACGGAATATAAAGTGGTGGTGGTCGCCACCTCGGACGGCACCTTGATCGGGGATGTCCAGCCGCTATCGCGGCTGCAAGTCACCTGTATTGCCGAAGAGAAGGGGCAACGCCAGTCCGGTTCATTCGGCGGGGGCGGTCGTGTCGGGTTTGAGTTTTATCATGAGGGCGACCGGCATTTACGATTTGCGCGGGAAGCGGCCCGTGAAGCGATCCTCAACCTTTCTGCTGTCGACGCGCCGGCCGGTGTCATGCCGGTCGTACTAGGCGGAGGCTGGCCAGGGATTTTGTTGCATGAAGCCATTGGTCATGGATTGGAAGCAGACTTCAACCGCAAGAAAACCTCGGCATTTTCGAACCTCCTCGGCAAACGGGTGGCGTCCGATGTCTGTACGATCGTCGATGATGGGACTCTGCCGGGGCGGAGGGGCTCGCTCAATATGGATGATGAAGGGACTCCGACCGGTCGCACCACGCTCATCGAGAACGGGATTCTGCGCGGCTACATTACCGATAAATTGAATGCGCGACTCATGGGCATTCCCGTAACCGGCAACGGGCGGCGGGAAAGTTACCAAAGCGTGGTGCTGCCGCGCATGACGAATACCTTTATGTTGGCTGGGACCTCGGATCCCGAGGAGATTATCCGTTCGGTCGATCGTGGCTTGTATGCCGTGTCGTTCGGCGGCGGTCAGGTGGACATTACCAACGGCAAGTTCGTGTTTTCCGCCAGCGAGGCCTACTTGATCGAGGGGGGGAAGGTGACGAGGCCGGTCAAGGGCGCGACCTTGATCGGCAGCGGCCCGGAGATCCTCACCAAGGTTTCCATGGTCGGGCATGATCTCAAGCTCGACGAGGGGATCGGGACCTGCGGCAAGGACGGGCAATCTGTCCCGGTGGGCGTCGGTCTGCCGACCATTCGTATCGATGAAATTACCGTGGGCGGGACACAGCGATGA
- a CDS encoding isoprenyl transferase — protein sequence MSTNESSAMDQLSAEELASKLDPALLPKHVAIIMDGNGRWAESRHLPRIAGHREGIKSVREMVQACSDLGIQALTIYAFSQENWNRPAQEISSLMGLLEYFLAEERTKLIEQGVRFRTIGRLEDLPASAIQWVRGTEQATAHLDKLHLTVALSYGGRTEIVDAVREILRDAQEGKLQPGEVDEALIQQHLYTQGLPDPDLLIRTSGETRISNFLLWQLAYTELYFTTTLWPDFRRREFLLALLEYQRRERRFGRVLSSTISS from the coding sequence ATGAGTACAAACGAATCATCGGCCATGGACCAGCTGTCAGCCGAAGAGCTGGCCTCCAAGCTCGACCCAGCCCTCCTGCCGAAACACGTGGCGATCATCATGGACGGCAACGGTCGTTGGGCAGAATCACGGCACCTCCCCCGCATTGCCGGTCATCGGGAAGGGATCAAATCCGTTCGTGAAATGGTCCAGGCCTGCTCAGACCTTGGCATCCAAGCCCTGACCATTTACGCGTTTTCTCAGGAAAACTGGAACCGCCCCGCTCAAGAAATATCCTCGCTCATGGGCTTGCTCGAATACTTCCTGGCGGAGGAACGGACGAAACTCATCGAACAGGGTGTCAGGTTTCGCACGATCGGACGGCTCGAAGACCTCCCTGCCTCCGCCATCCAATGGGTCCGTGGCACGGAACAGGCGACCGCTCACCTCGACAAACTCCACCTCACAGTCGCCCTCAGCTACGGTGGCCGCACAGAAATCGTCGATGCGGTGCGGGAAATCCTGCGTGACGCGCAAGAGGGGAAACTGCAACCGGGCGAGGTGGATGAGGCACTGATCCAGCAACACCTCTATACCCAGGGGCTGCCGGATCCCGATCTCCTGATTCGCACCAGCGGCGAAACCCGCATCAGCAATTTCCTCCTCTGGCAACTGGCCTATACCGAACTCTATTTCACGACAACCCTCTGGCCCGATTTCCGTCGCCGCGAGTTCTTGCTGGCTCTCTTGGAATACCAGCGCCGCGAGCGGCGATTCGGTCGCGTCCTCAGCAGCACGATTTCCTCATAG